The proteins below are encoded in one region of Festucalex cinctus isolate MCC-2025b chromosome 2, RoL_Fcin_1.0, whole genome shotgun sequence:
- the LOC144014687 gene encoding oxysterol-binding protein-related protein 2-like, which yields MSNEDEFYDAVTGLESDESYEGVSESSYKDALVYDSSRNNGSKPQENGVKKHRTSLPAPMFSRNTISVWSILRKCIGMELSKITMPVVFNEPLSFLQRITEYMEHTYLINRACSLSDSIERMQAVAAFAVSAVASQWERTGKPFNPLLGETYELTREERGFRLIAEQVSHHPPVSAFHAESLTGDFVFHGSIYPKLKFWGKSVEAEPKGTITLELLKHHEAYTWSNPHCCVHNIILGKLWIEQYGSVEIVNHSTGDKCVLNFKPCGMFGKELHKVEGYIQDKSKKKLCVIYGKWTECMWSVDPQSYEAHKKAEKKGDNKKHKHEEPVGSENDDADDMPEVQETVSVIPGSTLLWRIDPRPAHSAQMYNFTNFAMSLNELELGLDAVLAPTDCRFRPDIRAMENGKMDEASQEKERLEEKQRAARKQRAKNEEEWSTRWFQMGTNPSTGSQDWNYSGGYFSRNYQDLPDIY from the exons ATGAGCAATGAGGATGAGTTCTATGACGCCGTTACAG GCCTGGAATCGGACGAGTCATATGAAGGGGTGTCAGAGTCCAGTTACAAAGATGCACTGGTGTATGATAGCAGCAGAAACAATGGTTCAAAGCCACAGGAGAACGGTGTCAAGAAACACAG GACATCATTACCGGCACCAATGTTTTCCAGAAATACGATTAGTGTCTGGAGCATCCTTAGGAAATGCATCGGAATG GAACTCTCCAAGATCACAATGCCTGTCGTCTTCAACGAGCCCCTCAGCTTCCTGCAGAGAATCACAGAATACATGGAACACACTTACCTCATCAACAGAGCCTGTTCGCTTTCTGACTCCATAGAGCGCATGCAG GCCGTCGCTGCGTTTGCTGTGTCAGCGGTTGCGTCTCAGTGGGAGCGAACTGGAAAACCCTTCAACCCTCTTCTTGGGGAGACTTATGAACTCACCAG AGAGGAGCGGGGCTTTCGGCTGATAGCAGAGCAGGTGTCCCATCATCCCCCGGTGAGTGCCTTCCATGCTGAGAGCCTGACGGGAGACTTTGTATTCCATGGCTCCATATACCCCAAACTCAAATTCTGGGGGAAGAGTGTAGAGGCAGAACCCAAAGGGACCATCACTCTCGAGCTTCTAAA GCACCATGAGGCATACACATGGAGTAACCCTCACTGCTGTGTGCACAACATCATCCTGGGCAAACTATGGATAGAGCAGTATGGCTCAGTAGAAATTGTCAACCACAG CACTGGAGACAAGTGTGTGTTGAATTTCAAACCTTGTGGGATGTTTGGCAAAGAGTTGCACAAAGTGGAGGGATACATCCAGGATAAAAG TAAAAAGAAGCTTTGTGTCATCTATGGGAAGTGGACAGAGTGCATGTGGAGTGTTGATCCTCAGTCGTACGAGGCTCACAAGAAGGCTGAGAAGAAAGGAGACAACAAGAAGCACAAACAT GAGGAGCCAGTGGGATCAGAGAACGATGATGCTGATGACATGCCAGAGGTCCAAGAGACAGTCTCGGTCATACCAGGAAGCACTCTACTCTGGAGGATAGATCCAAGACCGGCTCACTCCGCTcag ATGTACAACTTCACCAACTTTGCAATGTCCCTCAATGAGCTGGAGCTAGGCTTGGATGCCGTTTTGGCCCCGACGGACTGTCGCTTCAGACCTGACATTCGAGCCATGGAGAATGGAAAAATGG ACGAAGCAAGTCAGGAGAAGGAGAGGCTAGAAGAGAAACAGCGAGCAGCCAGAAAGCAGAGAGCCAAGAATGAGGAGGAGTGGTCTACAAG